ACAAGTCTTTAAGATTTGCCCCACAAGCTTTTCATCCCCCCAACCCCCTTAAAAAAAGGGGGCATGAACCTCTCAAAGTCCTCCAATTTATCGGAGGATTTAGGAGGATCTACTACATTTTGGTTTTGTAGAGAGATGTGTGTACACCGTAGCTCCGACTCGGTGAGGGACGGGTTTGTAAAGCAATTAGCATCTGAATGCTTAAAAACCGCAGAGACGCTGAGAGTGCAGAGGGAAAGGAAAGAGGGATAATTCCGATAAAAAAGGATTTGATATTACTAGATAGCAGTCAAAATGATGTTATTTCAAATAAGTGATGTTGATATATGTTGATGCGAGCCATCTGACATAGATGAGATCAACATTTGTTCAAAGACTTTGGAAAGAGCAGTTTGAAAACGCTGACGATGCTTGAGTTTGAAGAAAGGTCGAACTATTTCTGCGTAGGTGTAGCCCGCACTTCGGCTACGCTCAGTGACCGCCGTAGGCATCGTAGCGTTACCGTCTCTATTATCAATCACTCGAATTGCTCGTAGAGTTCCCAGTTGTATTTCTTTTTTTACCATCAACTCAGAAATTCCGATCGCACCGACACCATCTTCGATGGCTGCTTTTGTCATCTCTCCACTGTTGAATACTAAAATTACATCCAGTTCACTGAGATTGATTTCCCAATTTTGTAAGGCTTCCTCAAACCTTTGCTGGGTTCCAGAACCTGGTTCGCGCATCACCCAAGGGGTTTTAGTCAATTGACTTAAGTCAATTTCTCCCCACTCAAACCAAGGGTGTTTTCGACCTACTACTATTTGTAAGCGATCGCTGCCCACTATTTCATAGTCTAGAGTACTCTGGAGCGCTGGCTTCACATCTCCTTCTACCAAACCTAAATCAAACTGTCCTGTGGCCGTTCCTAGACAAATCTCTTCTGTATTGGCAAGGCTACAGTTAATTTGAATACCGGGATATCGGCTCTTAAACTCACTAATCTTACTTGGTAGCCAGTAGTTACCAATTGTCAGACTTGATCCTAATTTCAATTCACCCCGTTGCAGATTGTTCAATTCTCGCAATCCACGTTCAGTCAAGGAAACTTGATCGAGAATTTTCTGCGCTTCCACTTGCAGTAATTTACCCGCCTCAGCAATCTCGATATGGCGACCAATCCGATGGAATAGTTTCACACCATATTCTTGCTCTAAGTTGTGGATTGCTGCACTGACGGCAGGTTGTGTAATATAAAGCTCCTCTGCTGCGCGAGTAAAGTGTAAGTGCTGCGCCACAGCCAGAAAGATTTTTAGCTGCTCAAGGGTCATTCCTGCCATTTATGGTATCCCTACAACTTGGTGTCAAAGATTTAATCACTTTCATTTATCATTTTGACAAACAAAAGCATTTGATTCTATCGGTTAGTTTCACTAAAGTATAAATCAAAGCCTTTTACTTAGTCATTTGTCATTAGTCATTTGTTTTTTGTAAATGGCCAATGATTAATGCCCAATTGCCAAGCATCAAAATAAGGACTTCCAAAAATGAGCGGTTTAGTAACTGCAATTACCACAGGGATCACGGCATTCACTGCCACCAACATCGATGATATTGTGATTCTGACGTTGCTTTTTTCACAGATAAATAAAACGTTCCGCAGTCGTCACATCCTTGCTGGTCAGTATCTCGGCTTTGCTGCACTGATTGTTGCTAGCCTTCCTGGGTTTTTCGGTGGACTAATTATACCGCAGGACTGGATTAGACTACTTGGTTTAATGCCAATAATCATTGGTGTGAGTGGTTCACTAAAACGCGAAGAGGATTCACCAGAGGAAGGTGCAGAAGAAACCGAGCCATCTTGTCCCTCTATAGTTAAGAGTTTTTTCTCTCCCCAAACTTGCAACGTCGCTGCGATCGCCTTTGCCAATGGTAGTGATAATATCAGCGTCTACGTGCCTCTGTTTGCCAATTCGGAATTAGATAGTCTGCTGATTATACTCAGTGTATTCTTCGCCCTAGTGGGCGTATGGTGTTATACCGCTTATAAGTTGACCTACTTGCCTGCGATCGCACATTTTTTAACTGAAAATGGCAACACTTTTGTACCTTGTATCTTGATTGGTTTGGGCATGTTTATTGTCACAGAAAACGTTACCTGGACTCTTTTATCTGTAGTTTCTAGTTATATATTCTCATTAATCTTAGGTTTCAATACTCAATCTTCGAGTGAAGAACAAGAAAAGTTAAGTATCTAGAAAGATGTGCATCATGAATTTTCTTACGAAAATGAATTTAAAACTACAAAATATCTTCCCCATCAACAGGAATCAAAACATGAAAGTCTGGAAATCTCTTCTAATTGCCTTAATGATTTTCGCTAATCTAGCCTTCGCTCAACCTTCTTTTGCTGATAGACCAAAATTTAGCAAAAACCCTGATTATATCGAAGTCACTAAAGCTCTTAACGAACTGTCTAAAACAAAAGATGCTCAAACTCAAGTTCAAGGTCTGACACCAGAAGAAATTCAAAAGAGAGCCGAGGAATTAACACTGCAAAAATATGCTTTAGAGACGGGAATTAACTGGGGGAAATGCGAAAACCAAACAGGTAATACCATAGCAGTATACGGTAAAAGACCAAATGATGAAGACAATGAAGATGCCGTATACGACAATGGTCTGTATTTTCTAGCTAATGGTCAGTCAACTAAAGATAACTGGGATTGTGATGGCATCTATCTACCGAATGATATTAAGGTAGCAAACTTTACTTCTAGTCCGAATGGGCAAGGTGAAGAATTGACAGGACCTGTGGCTCTGAAAATCCTTGATGGAACTCAGTTGGTGATTAAGACAAATCCAGATAGTGGTGCGATTGAATTGAATGTTCCGACTGTAAAAGTTCTTAACAGCAATAAGGCTAACTGGTTTATCCCAGATATATCGCAGGCTATCATCGATACACGAGTTCCTAATGCGCCTACCAAGAAGTCTTGAAATAGAACTGCATAGTCTATTTTTGAAGGATTGTTCTCAATTTCAATAGCATAACTAACAGCCAACATTAGAGAAAAAACCTGACTTGCACTGGTGAAAAATCTCTCTGATTCTTGGCTGTTTTTTTATGAACCCTTATTACTTATACCAATTCAATTAATGATTGCAACACATCTTTGGGTAAAGACGCGATGAATCGTGTCTCTACAAATGGTCTATTTATCGCATTCTTTTTTCAAATTGGTATTAGAGCGGCTCTATACTATCAATTCCGAGTTTCGAATTCTTCCATTAGGCTTGTTTTATTTCGATATCTGCATTAAAAAATTTTTGAAAAAAAATGTACAATCATAATAAGCATATTTCAGTAGCGCAACTATTGCGCTGGGTGCAAGTCATCTGGAAAGAGATTTCCTACTACCTCCGCATTTTTTTGAGAAGAGCCGCTTTGGGGATAAGGGTGTTATTGATGCAATTAAAATTGAAATCCGCAGAAGAAGATAAAGATCAAAAAAAGCCAGGACGACTCAATCCTTCTCGAATCCGAGATCACTTGGCAAATGAGCGTACCTACCTGGCTTGGATGCGGACAGGGATTGCTCTTTTAGGTTTTGGTGTTGTAATTGTGCGTTTGCGTGCCTTCCATGTACCTTTAGTACCCCGTCCCGGCAACGGCTGGAAGTTAGGTTTAGTCTTTTCGCTGGTGGGTTTGATTACAGTGTGGCTCTCAACCAGTCACTATTTCGCTGTCCGTCGTGATATCGAAGAAGATACTTATGAACCGACAGACAGATGGGTGTTACTTTTCAGTCTCGCTGTGATGATTCTCGGAACTGGGGTAATCTATTTTGTTTTTACAAGTTCTTTAGATCCATCAAGTCCACTTATCCCGGAATGATGACTAAGTAGATAGGCAGACTTAATGCCTAGCTACTTATTTTCAAAACCGCACTTTGTACATTTGGAATAATTCCCCTGATTTTTGCGTGACTATTTTAGCGCCAGCAGCCTTAATAGCTTTTTCCCAGCCAGCTACAGGCTCTAAAAACACCTCAGCCCCTAAATAGGTTTCTAAAACTGCCCAATCTTCTGCTAAAGGTTGTTCTGGATTAAGGATGTCAAACACAAAATGCCCACCTGGTTTTAAGACTCGCTTAACTTCTGCCAGTACTGCATTCCAATATTCCAGTGGAAAATAACAGCTAAATCCTGTGGCGATCGCTAGATCAAACTGCTCTGGTGAATAGTTCAACTGATGGGCTGCTCCCAACTCAACACCTTTGAACAGCTTAGAATTCAACTGTGGCCCACGAGAGTTAAGGGTGTCGCGTGCCACATTACTAATTTCTTGCCCATGAAAAAATGCTTGCCAATCCCGCCAAGGATAGATTAAGAAGCTGATACCACAGCCAATATCTAAACAGTGCTGGTTTTTTTGAGGTTGAGCAATTTCCCAAAAAGGGGAAGCAATTCTCCCTGAAAAACTACCTCCAATCCACTCACGGAATATCGGCATCGCCTGGACTTCAGTTGGGAGTTCAAAGGTTTCACGTTGATACTCTCGGTTAAAGCGATAGGCTATTTGGCCTAATCTTTCGTCCCAGTTGCTTGATTTGGCTGAAGTAAAGAGATTTTGGAACTGCGAATCAGACTTTTTGGACATTAGATTTTTGCTACTCTTTCTAAGAATTGTAGTCAAATTTGTTTTGCGATCGCCTCCGGTGGGCGGGTACGCCATCGCCTACGGCAGGCGGATACGCCATCGCATACCCATCAAATCTCCTACTGCGGTTTGTCCTAAGTCGTCATTGGTCATTAGTAGCAATGACTAATGACTAATGACTAATGACTGCTATTCAACTTTTTCATACCAGATACCTACTTTCTCAAAAGCACCATAAGCAAGCTTGAGAAAATTCACGACTCTCTGTTTCCCAATTATCCCAAATTCTTTATACTCTCTAGCCTCTGCAAAAGTCAGGCGATTTTGGTCAATTATGTTTCTTTCTCTGTATGCTAACTTCGGAAAATCTATAACTTTTATCTGATATTTATTTACTATGTTCTGAAAGTTGGAGTCTGACTCTAGATGCTCCCAATCATCACACAGCCCCAAATTCCTCACCAGAATATGAGGGATTTTTTCACCGTAAGTATTCACTGACTGAGTAAACAGGTTGATGCTGTCATATCCTCCTGTCGATATAAACCATTTACAAAACATCACTCCCTGCGAACTTCCTAGTTCAAGTAATTGATTAGATTCAATCCACCCTTGCACTGCTCTATGCG
The Nostoc punctiforme PCC 73102 genome window above contains:
- a CDS encoding LysR substrate-binding domain-containing protein; the protein is MAGMTLEQLKIFLAVAQHLHFTRAAEELYITQPAVSAAIHNLEQEYGVKLFHRIGRHIEIAEAGKLLQVEAQKILDQVSLTERGLRELNNLQRGELKLGSSLTIGNYWLPSKISEFKSRYPGIQINCSLANTEEICLGTATGQFDLGLVEGDVKPALQSTLDYEIVGSDRLQIVVGRKHPWFEWGEIDLSQLTKTPWVMREPGSGTQQRFEEALQNWEINLSELDVILVFNSGEMTKAAIEDGVGAIGISELMVKKEIQLGTLRAIRVIDNRDGNATMPTAVTERSRSAGYTYAEIVRPFFKLKHRQRFQTALSKVFEQMLISSMSDGSHQHISTSLI
- a CDS encoding cadmium resistance transporter → MSGLVTAITTGITAFTATNIDDIVILTLLFSQINKTFRSRHILAGQYLGFAALIVASLPGFFGGLIIPQDWIRLLGLMPIIIGVSGSLKREEDSPEEGAEETEPSCPSIVKSFFSPQTCNVAAIAFANGSDNISVYVPLFANSELDSLLIILSVFFALVGVWCYTAYKLTYLPAIAHFLTENGNTFVPCILIGLGMFIVTENVTWTLLSVVSSYIFSLILGFNTQSSSEEQEKLSI
- a CDS encoding YidH family protein; the encoded protein is MYNHNKHISVAQLLRWVQVIWKEISYYLRIFLRRAALGIRVLLMQLKLKSAEEDKDQKKPGRLNPSRIRDHLANERTYLAWMRTGIALLGFGVVIVRLRAFHVPLVPRPGNGWKLGLVFSLVGLITVWLSTSHYFAVRRDIEEDTYEPTDRWVLLFSLAVMILGTGVIYFVFTSSLDPSSPLIPE
- a CDS encoding class I SAM-dependent methyltransferase; protein product: MSKKSDSQFQNLFTSAKSSNWDERLGQIAYRFNREYQRETFELPTEVQAMPIFREWIGGSFSGRIASPFWEIAQPQKNQHCLDIGCGISFLIYPWRDWQAFFHGQEISNVARDTLNSRGPQLNSKLFKGVELGAAHQLNYSPEQFDLAIATGFSCYFPLEYWNAVLAEVKRVLKPGGHFVFDILNPEQPLAEDWAVLETYLGAEVFLEPVAGWEKAIKAAGAKIVTQKSGELFQMYKVRF
- a CDS encoding mobilization protein — encoded protein: MPTIHFVDGEKGGVGKSLFARTMIQYCLDKRIPFVPVETDRSNPDVAGVYKEICKYAVFSENERQANKADRIFEWAIERPVIVNLAAQSHRAVQGWIESNQLLELGSSQGVMFCKWFISTGGYDSINLFTQSVNTYGEKIPHILVRNLGLCDDWEHLESDSNFQNIVNKYQIKVIDFPKLAYRERNIIDQNRLTFAEAREYKEFGIIGKQRVVNFLKLAYGAFEKVGIWYEKVE